Proteins encoded together in one Pogoniulus pusillus isolate bPogPus1 chromosome 18, bPogPus1.pri, whole genome shotgun sequence window:
- the SLC30A6 gene encoding zinc transporter 6 isoform X2: protein MGTIHLFRKPQRSLIGKLTHEFRLVAADRRSWKILLFGAINLICIGFLLMWCSSTNSIALTAYTYLTIFDLFSLITCLISYWVMMKKPSPVYSFGFERFEVLAVFASTVLAQLGALFILKESAERFLEQPEIHTGRLLVGTFVALFFNLFTMLSIRNKPFAYVSEAASTSWLQEHVADLSRSICGIIPGLSSIFLPRMNPFVLIDIAGALALCITYMLIEINNYFAVDTASAVAIALMTFGTMYPMSVYSGKVLLQTTPPHVIGQLDKLLREVSTLDGVLEVRNEHFWTLGFGTLAGSVHVRIRRDANEQMVLAHVTNRLYTLVSTLTVQIFKDDWSRPTLSSVPIANNILNLSEHHVIPMPPLKAADSLNPATSTPAKPSSPPPEFAFDTPGKNVSPVILLNTQTRPYGLGFNHGSTPYSNALNQGFGIPGMGASQGFRTGFTNIPSRYGTNTRGQPRP, encoded by the exons ATG ggGACAATACACCTGTTCCGCAAACCACAGAGGTCATTGATTGGAAAGCTAACACATGAATTTAGGCTGGTTGCAGCAGATAGGAGG TCCTGGAAGATCTTGCTGTTTGGTGCTATAAATCTAATATGTATTGGCTTCCTGCTAATGTGGTGCAGCTCTACAAACAGCATAG CTTTAACTGCTTACACATATTTGACAATCTTTGACCTTTTCAG TTTGATAACATGTCTAATAAGCTACTGGGTAATGATGAAGAAACCCAGCCCAGTCTATTCATTTGG GTTTGAAAGGTTTGAAGTTCTAGCTGTGTTTGCATCTACagttctggcacagcttggtgcTCTTTTTATACTGAAAGAAAG TGCAGAGCGGTTTCTGGAGCAACCTGAGATACACAC GGGGCGGCTGCTGGTTGGTACCTTCGTGGCTCTCTTTTTCAACTTATTTACAATGCTTTCCATTAGGAATAAGCCTTTTGCTTATGTCTCTGAAG ctgccagcacaagtTGGCTTCAGGAGCATGTTGCAGATCTTAGTAGAAG TATTTGTGGAATCATCCCAGGACTGAGTAGCATCTTCCTGCCACGGATGAACCCTTTTGTCTTGATTGATATTGCTGGAGCTCTGGCTCTTTGCATTACATACATGCTGATTGAAATCAA CAATTATTTTGCTGTagacacagcctctgctgtAGCAATTGCTTTGATGACGTTTGGTACCATGTATCCCATGAGCGTCTACAGTGGTAAAGTACTACTTCAG ACAACCCCACCTCATGTGATTGGCCAGTTAGATAAACTTCTTAGAGAG GTTTCAACTTTGGATGGTGTCTTGGAAGTTCGAAATGAGCATTTCTGGACATTAGGTTTTGGCACTTTG GCTGGATCAGTCCACGTTCGAATTCGGAGGGATGCAAATGAACAGATGGTACTTGCCCACGTCACTAACAGACTATACACGTTGGTCTCTACCTTGACTGTTCAGATTTTCAAGGATGACTGGAGCAGACCTACCTTATCATCTGTGCCTATTGCAAACAATATTCTGAACCTCTCAGAACACCATGTTATTCCAATGCCACCTTTGAAAGCTGCTGATAGTTTGAACCCTGCTACATCCACTCCAGCTAAGCCCAGCAGCCCACCACCAGAATTTGCTTTTGATACACCAGGCAAAAACGTGAGTCCAGTCATCCTTTTAAACACTCAAACGAGGCCCTATGGATTGGGGTTCAATCATGGATCCACACCCTACAGCAATGCACTTAATCAAGGATTTGGAATACCAGGAATGGGAGCATCTCAAGGATTCAGAACTGGTTTTACAAATATCCCAAGCAGATATGGAACAAACACTCGTGGTCAACCCCGACCATAA
- the SLC30A6 gene encoding zinc transporter 6 isoform X1 produces MWCSSTNSIALTAYTYLTIFDLFSLITCLISYWVMMKKPSPVYSFGFERFEVLAVFASTVLAQLGALFILKESAERFLEQPEIHTGRLLVGTFVALFFNLFTMLSIRNKPFAYVSEAASTSWLQEHVADLSRSICGIIPGLSSIFLPRMNPFVLIDIAGALALCITYMLIEINNYFAVDTASAVAIALMTFGTMYPMSVYSGKVLLQTTPPHVIGQLDKLLREVSTLDGVLEVRNEHFWTLGFGTLAGSVHVRIRRDANEQMVLAHVTNRLYTLVSTLTVQIFKDDWSRPTLSSVPIANNILNLSEHHVIPMPPLKAADSLNPATSTPAKPSSPPPEFAFDTPGKNVSPVILLNTQTRPYGLGFNHGSTPYSNALNQGFGIPGMGASQGFRTGFTNIPSRYGTNTRGQPRP; encoded by the exons ATGTGGTGCAGCTCTACAAACAGCATAG CTTTAACTGCTTACACATATTTGACAATCTTTGACCTTTTCAG TTTGATAACATGTCTAATAAGCTACTGGGTAATGATGAAGAAACCCAGCCCAGTCTATTCATTTGG GTTTGAAAGGTTTGAAGTTCTAGCTGTGTTTGCATCTACagttctggcacagcttggtgcTCTTTTTATACTGAAAGAAAG TGCAGAGCGGTTTCTGGAGCAACCTGAGATACACAC GGGGCGGCTGCTGGTTGGTACCTTCGTGGCTCTCTTTTTCAACTTATTTACAATGCTTTCCATTAGGAATAAGCCTTTTGCTTATGTCTCTGAAG ctgccagcacaagtTGGCTTCAGGAGCATGTTGCAGATCTTAGTAGAAG TATTTGTGGAATCATCCCAGGACTGAGTAGCATCTTCCTGCCACGGATGAACCCTTTTGTCTTGATTGATATTGCTGGAGCTCTGGCTCTTTGCATTACATACATGCTGATTGAAATCAA CAATTATTTTGCTGTagacacagcctctgctgtAGCAATTGCTTTGATGACGTTTGGTACCATGTATCCCATGAGCGTCTACAGTGGTAAAGTACTACTTCAG ACAACCCCACCTCATGTGATTGGCCAGTTAGATAAACTTCTTAGAGAG GTTTCAACTTTGGATGGTGTCTTGGAAGTTCGAAATGAGCATTTCTGGACATTAGGTTTTGGCACTTTG GCTGGATCAGTCCACGTTCGAATTCGGAGGGATGCAAATGAACAGATGGTACTTGCCCACGTCACTAACAGACTATACACGTTGGTCTCTACCTTGACTGTTCAGATTTTCAAGGATGACTGGAGCAGACCTACCTTATCATCTGTGCCTATTGCAAACAATATTCTGAACCTCTCAGAACACCATGTTATTCCAATGCCACCTTTGAAAGCTGCTGATAGTTTGAACCCTGCTACATCCACTCCAGCTAAGCCCAGCAGCCCACCACCAGAATTTGCTTTTGATACACCAGGCAAAAACGTGAGTCCAGTCATCCTTTTAAACACTCAAACGAGGCCCTATGGATTGGGGTTCAATCATGGATCCACACCCTACAGCAATGCACTTAATCAAGGATTTGGAATACCAGGAATGGGAGCATCTCAAGGATTCAGAACTGGTTTTACAAATATCCCAAGCAGATATGGAACAAACACTCGTGGTCAACCCCGACCATAA
- the QPCT gene encoding glutaminyl-peptide cyclotransferase codes for MAGGEGPAGAGRLLGALCLSAVACFHLAHGREAGADWTLEKYSHQPRILHSDDIKEVAANTDVSVMWEDDLRPMLIERYSGSPGNYFVRQHIKHRLQRLQAGWEIEEDTFQRYTPYGYQTFSNIISTLDPSAKRHLVLACHYDSKFFGRWQERAFVGATDSAVPCAMILQLARALDNKLQLIKTSSASRPDLSLRLIFFDGEEAFVRWSPSDSLYGSQHLAQKMVSTPHPPGSTTTNQLQGIDLLVLLDLIGAPNPIFPNYFPNTIRWFQRLQAIEQELHNMNLLKNHLVERQYFPATSHQGLVEDDHIPFLLRGVPVLHLIPSPFPAVWHTMEDTEENLDKTTTDNLSKILQVFVLEYLNL; via the exons atgGCAGGGGGGGAAGGGCCGGCGGGCGCTGGCCGCCTGCTTGGGGCTCTGTGCCTCTCCGCTGTCGCCTGCTTTCACCTGGCGCACGGGAGGGAAGCCGGAGCAGACTGGACCCTGGAGAAG TATTCTCACCAACCAAGAATTTTACATTCTGATGATATAAAAGAAGTGGCAGCAAACACAGATGTTTCTGTAATGTGGGAGGATGATTTGCGTCCTATGCTGATAGAAAGATACTCGGGATCACCAGGGAATTATTTTGTACGCCAG CATATCAAGCACCGGCTTCAAAGGTTACAGGCGGGTTGGGAAATTGAAGAAGACACATTTCAAAGATACACACCATATGGGTATCAGACCTTTTCAAACATTATCAGCACTCTTGATCCCTCTGCAAAACGGCACCTGGTACTCGCTTGCCACTACGACTCGAAGTTCTTTGGACGATGGCAGGAGAGAGCATTTGTAGGAGCGACtgactctgctgtgccctgtgctaTGATACTGCAGCTGGCACGTGCCCTGGATAACAAGCTTCAGTTAATCAAG ACCAGCTCAGCATCAAGACCTGACCTCTCACTTCGGCTCATTTTTTTTGATGGTGAAGAAGCTTTTGTCCGGTGGTCCCCTTCGGATTCCCTCTATGGGTCTCAACACTTAGCTCAAAAAATGGTATCTACACCACATCCACCTGGATCAACAACCACAAATCAGCTGCAGGGCATA GACCTGCTTGTACTACTGGATTTAATTGGTGCACCAAACCCAATCTTTCCCAATTATTTTCCAAACACTATTCGATGGTTTCAGAGGCTTCAGGCAATTG AGCAAGAGCTACACAACATGAACCTGCTGAAGAATCACCTCGTGGAAAGGCAGTATTTCCCAGCTACTTCACATCAAGGCTTGGTTGAAGATGACCACATCCCATTTTTATTAAGAG GGGTTCCAGTCTTGCATCTGATTCCATCCCCTTTTCCTGCAGTATGGCATACCATGGAGGACACAGAAGAAAACCTTGACAAAACCACTACTGACAATCTCAGCAAAATCCTGCAAGTGTTTGTACTGGAATATCTCAACCTGTGA